One window of Flavobacterium ammonificans genomic DNA carries:
- a CDS encoding RNA-binding S4 domain-containing protein, translated as MRIDKYLWCVRYYKTRNMVTEACKKNHVTINGQIAKPSREVFPTDKITFRKDQITQIITVLDIPESRIGAKLVDLYRRNDTPPEAFAHLELLKLSKEHYRKSGTGRPTKKDRRDIDEYGNEIPEDLYDTTL; from the coding sequence ATGCGAATAGATAAATATTTATGGTGTGTGCGTTATTACAAGACCAGAAACATGGTTACTGAGGCTTGTAAAAAAAACCATGTAACTATAAATGGCCAAATTGCCAAGCCTTCTAGAGAGGTTTTCCCTACTGATAAAATTACATTTAGAAAAGACCAAATAACTCAAATAATCACTGTTTTGGATATTCCAGAAAGCCGAATCGGAGCAAAATTAGTCGATTTGTATCGAAGAAATGACACTCCTCCAGAAGCTTTCGCCCATTTAGAATTATTAAAATTATCCAAAGAGCATTATAGAAAATCAGGGACTGGAAGACCTACAAAAAAAGATCGTAGAGACATTGATGAATACGGAAACGAAATTCCAGAAGATTTATACGATACCACTTTATAA
- a CDS encoding DEAD/DEAH box helicase gives MSTFEQFNLPKSVQKAIDELGFTTPTPIQEKSFSVIMSGRDMMGIAQTGTGKTFAYLLPLLKLYKFTPTNTPKIVILVPTRELVVQVVEEVEKLTKYMSVSTLGIYGGVNINTQKKAVYEGVDILVGTPGRTMDLALDAVVRFDETQKLVIDEFDEMLNLGFRTQLTALLAMMKTKRQNILFSATMTEEVDAVLNDFFDYPEEVTLSASGTPLEKITQITYQVPNFNTKVNLLKHLLTTDESMSRVLVFVNNKKISDLLFESIDEEFEGQFGVIHSNKSQNYRLSTMAEFQEGNLRGLITTDIMARGLDISNITHVINFEMPELPELYMHRIGRTGRADAEGTSISFVTPREEESFVEVEVLMNKELEITPFPEEVEISIKLIGPEKDRQPVKFLMKKVKLEGDGAYQEKAKKNTKVNLGGPSKTKKKTHGSVNRNMLKTRAQKKKKK, from the coding sequence ATGAGCACTTTTGAGCAATTCAATCTTCCTAAATCCGTACAAAAAGCCATTGACGAATTAGGCTTCACTACGCCTACTCCCATCCAGGAAAAATCATTTTCTGTGATTATGTCGGGACGTGATATGATGGGAATTGCACAAACAGGAACGGGTAAAACCTTTGCTTATTTATTGCCATTATTAAAATTATACAAATTTACTCCTACCAATACACCTAAAATTGTGATTTTGGTTCCCACCAGAGAATTAGTTGTTCAAGTGGTGGAAGAAGTTGAAAAATTGACCAAATACATGTCGGTTAGCACTCTCGGAATTTACGGGGGTGTGAACATCAATACTCAGAAAAAAGCGGTTTATGAAGGCGTTGATATTTTAGTAGGGACACCTGGTAGAACGATGGATTTAGCATTAGATGCTGTAGTTCGATTTGACGAAACTCAAAAGTTAGTCATTGACGAATTTGATGAAATGCTGAATTTAGGATTTAGAACCCAATTGACTGCCTTATTGGCAATGATGAAAACCAAACGTCAAAACATCCTTTTCTCAGCTACAATGACCGAGGAAGTTGATGCTGTTTTGAATGACTTTTTTGATTATCCAGAAGAAGTAACACTTTCAGCTTCAGGAACTCCATTAGAAAAAATTACTCAAATTACTTACCAAGTTCCTAATTTCAATACCAAAGTCAATTTATTAAAACATTTATTGACTACGGATGAAAGCATGAGCCGAGTTTTGGTTTTTGTAAACAATAAAAAAATATCAGATTTACTTTTTGAAAGCATTGACGAGGAGTTTGAAGGACAGTTTGGAGTAATTCACTCTAACAAATCCCAAAACTACCGTTTGAGTACGATGGCTGAATTCCAAGAAGGGAATTTACGTGGTTTAATAACGACAGATATTATGGCGAGAGGTTTGGATATTTCCAATATCACCCACGTAATCAACTTCGAAATGCCTGAACTTCCTGAGTTGTATATGCACCGTATTGGTCGTACCGGTCGTGCTGATGCCGAAGGAACTTCCATTAGTTTTGTTACTCCTCGTGAAGAAGAATCTTTTGTAGAAGTAGAAGTATTAATGAACAAAGAACTTGAAATCACTCCTTTTCCAGAAGAAGTGGAAATTTCAATTAAGTTGATTGGTCCTGAAAAAGACCGCCAACCGGTGAAGTTTTTAATGAAAAAGGTAAAATTAGAAGGTGATGGTGCGTACCAAGAGAAAGCCAAAAAGAACACCAAAGTCAATTTGGGCGGACCTTCAAAAACCAAAAAGAAAACGCATGGTTCTGTCAACCGAAATATGCTAAAAACCAGAGCTCAAAAGAAGAAGAAAAAGTAA
- a CDS encoding alpha/beta hydrolase: protein MNLSLEYLIREPKIKKDFNPLLLLLHGYGSNEADLFSFTSELPEEYYVISARAPYDLQYGSYAWYAINFDTDENKFSDHEQAKVSRDLIGTFIDELIENYPINPKNINLLGFSQGAILSYGVALSNPSKIKNVIGLSGYVSEPILKEGFENNDFSKLGIFASHGTVDQVIPIDWARKSDAFLTQKGIEHTYKEYPIGHGISPQVFFDFKNWLQEHS from the coding sequence ATGAATTTATCTTTAGAATACCTCATCAGAGAACCAAAAATAAAAAAAGATTTCAATCCACTTTTACTCTTACTCCATGGCTATGGTAGTAATGAAGCGGATTTATTTTCTTTTACATCTGAACTTCCTGAAGAGTATTATGTGATATCAGCTCGTGCTCCTTACGACTTACAATACGGAAGCTATGCTTGGTATGCGATTAATTTTGATACCGACGAAAATAAATTCTCCGACCATGAACAAGCTAAAGTTTCAAGAGATTTGATAGGAACGTTTATCGATGAACTAATTGAAAACTATCCAATCAACCCGAAAAATATAAACTTACTTGGCTTTAGCCAAGGAGCAATCTTAAGTTATGGTGTAGCCCTTTCAAATCCAAGCAAAATCAAAAATGTAATTGGACTGAGTGGCTATGTAAGCGAACCCATTTTAAAAGAAGGTTTTGAAAATAATGACTTTTCTAAATTGGGAATTTTTGCTTCCCATGGAACTGTAGACCAAGTAATCCCTATTGATTGGGCTAGAAAATCAGATGCTTTTTTAACACAAAAAGGAATAGAACATACCTACAAAGAATATCCAATTGGACACGGTATTTCTCCTCAGGTATTTTTTGATTTCAAGAATTGGCTACAAGAGCATTCGTAA
- a CDS encoding TIGR02757 family protein translates to MNSAELQSFLDEKVTQYNTRDFIDSDPVQIPHLFSQKEDIEIAGFLAATIAWGNRKMIIKNAHRMVELMGNSPYDFVLSHQEKDLKNLESFVHRTFNGQDFIVFIKGLQHIYQNHNGLEAVFAKNQEAFSMQKSIHEFKKVFFDVPHATRTQKHISDPLNNSAAKRINMYLRWMVRQDTKGVDLGIWKSISPGALSCPLDVHSGNVARKLGLLKRKQNDGKALAELDTQLRILDPNDPVKYDFALFGLGVFEGF, encoded by the coding sequence ATGAATTCTGCCGAACTACAATCTTTTCTAGACGAAAAAGTTACCCAATACAACACACGAGATTTTATTGATAGCGACCCCGTTCAAATTCCGCATTTGTTTTCACAAAAAGAAGATATTGAAATAGCAGGATTTTTAGCCGCAACTATTGCTTGGGGCAACCGCAAGATGATTATCAAAAATGCACATCGTATGGTAGAATTGATGGGCAATTCACCTTATGACTTTGTTCTTTCCCATCAAGAAAAAGACTTAAAAAATTTAGAATCATTTGTACATCGCACCTTTAACGGACAGGATTTTATTGTATTCATCAAAGGGTTGCAACATATTTATCAAAATCATAACGGACTAGAAGCTGTTTTTGCCAAAAATCAAGAAGCGTTTTCTATGCAAAAGAGCATTCATGAATTCAAGAAAGTTTTTTTTGATGTTCCGCATGCAACACGAACTCAAAAACACATTTCTGATCCACTTAATAATTCGGCGGCAAAACGAATTAATATGTACCTCAGATGGATGGTGCGCCAAGATACTAAAGGAGTCGATCTAGGTATTTGGAAAAGCATCTCACCCGGTGCGCTCTCTTGTCCGCTTGATGTACATTCGGGAAATGTGGCTCGAAAACTAGGTTTATTGAAACGTAAACAAAATGATGGTAAAGCTTTAGCTGAACTCGACACTCAGTTACGAATTCTAGACCCAAATGACCCAGTGAAATATGATTTTGCGTTGTTTGGTTTGGGAGTGTTTGAAGGGTTTTAA
- a CDS encoding vWA domain-containing protein: MQFKHPEILYFLFLLVVPILVHLFQLRRFKKEYFTNVRFLKALTIQSRKSSQIKKWLLLVTRLLFLTALVLAFAQPFSSTNESYKSQKELYIILDNSYSMQAKGKKGELLQRAIQELFENLPQEQNFSLLTANESFWNTDIQSIQKEVQNLDYCATAFELEPILTQIQARPSLNKKEILIITDGKGVTSKTLKTIKDQENITFHIPKVEQQYNVSIDSIFIRQTLDNFYEIGVQISNYGENSKAVSLGIYDQQKLVAKSMIKLDKQKQVFPFTIPKKEFHGYISIIDNGLAFDNTYYFSIGESQKTKVISIGEASKSTYLSRIYTNDEFEYQNSNLSQLDFTRLEVQDVIIVNEIDEISQALQTTLQSFAEKGGTVIVIPSAKTSTSNLNSLLNPTKTIQYKSLNKTEKLITKIHFSNPVFKNVFDKQISNFQYPKTKVSFDFNSFGASILSYQDQSPFLQSANLGTGKVFVFSAPLNSDNSNFQQSPLIVPVFYKLAQNEEKNGIVARTIGNSEPYFVHTNSSKDGVLRIKNKKEQFIPVQQILNTKVKMDLGNFPKKDGNFEIFNNDIKIENCSFNYDRVESNPFEADQKWLSEYQQIDSINTFFDSIRTENNDSQIWKWFLIFAVLFLLTETAIIRFVK, from the coding sequence ATGCAATTCAAACATCCCGAAATCCTGTACTTTCTTTTTCTTTTGGTAGTACCCATTTTGGTTCATTTGTTTCAATTGCGTCGTTTTAAAAAAGAATATTTTACCAATGTTCGCTTTCTAAAAGCTCTTACCATTCAAAGTCGGAAAAGTTCTCAAATTAAAAAATGGCTGTTGTTAGTTACACGATTACTCTTTTTAACTGCTTTGGTTTTGGCCTTTGCCCAACCTTTTTCATCCACAAATGAAAGTTACAAATCACAAAAGGAATTGTACATCATTCTTGACAATTCGTATAGCATGCAAGCTAAAGGAAAGAAAGGGGAACTATTACAAAGAGCTATTCAAGAGTTATTTGAAAATCTACCACAAGAGCAAAATTTTTCTTTATTAACTGCTAATGAATCCTTTTGGAATACCGATATTCAATCCATACAGAAAGAAGTTCAAAATCTAGATTATTGCGCTACAGCTTTTGAATTAGAGCCAATTTTAACTCAGATACAAGCGCGACCATCATTAAATAAAAAAGAAATTTTGATTATTACCGATGGTAAAGGTGTAACAAGTAAAACACTTAAAACTATCAAGGATCAAGAAAACATTACATTTCATATTCCAAAAGTAGAACAACAATATAACGTGTCGATTGACAGTATTTTTATACGTCAAACTTTAGATAATTTTTATGAAATTGGAGTTCAAATTAGCAATTATGGGGAGAATAGCAAAGCTGTTTCGTTAGGAATATATGACCAACAAAAATTGGTAGCTAAATCAATGATTAAATTAGACAAACAAAAACAAGTCTTCCCTTTTACAATTCCCAAAAAGGAGTTCCATGGATATATTTCAATAATCGATAATGGTTTAGCTTTTGATAACACTTACTATTTTAGTATTGGCGAAAGTCAAAAAACCAAAGTAATCAGTATTGGCGAAGCTTCAAAAAGCACTTATTTATCTCGAATTTATACCAACGATGAGTTTGAATATCAAAACAGTAATCTATCACAATTAGACTTTACTAGATTAGAAGTACAAGATGTCATTATTGTTAATGAAATTGATGAAATTTCGCAAGCTCTTCAAACTACGTTACAGTCTTTTGCTGAGAAAGGTGGGACTGTGATAGTAATTCCATCTGCAAAAACTTCAACTTCAAATCTAAATTCATTGTTGAATCCAACAAAAACTATCCAATATAAATCCTTAAATAAAACAGAGAAATTAATTACCAAAATTCACTTTTCAAATCCTGTTTTCAAAAATGTTTTTGACAAACAAATAAGTAATTTTCAATACCCAAAAACTAAAGTAAGTTTTGATTTTAATTCCTTTGGAGCTTCGATTTTATCCTACCAAGATCAAAGCCCATTTTTACAATCTGCTAACTTGGGAACAGGAAAAGTATTTGTTTTCTCAGCACCTTTGAATTCTGACAATTCTAATTTCCAACAATCGCCTCTAATTGTCCCTGTCTTTTATAAATTAGCGCAAAACGAAGAGAAAAATGGGATTGTAGCAAGAACTATTGGAAATTCTGAACCTTATTTTGTACATACTAATAGTAGCAAAGATGGGGTATTACGAATTAAAAATAAAAAGGAACAATTCATTCCTGTACAACAAATTTTGAATACTAAAGTCAAAATGGACTTGGGGAATTTTCCTAAAAAAGATGGTAATTTTGAGATTTTTAACAACGATATAAAAATTGAAAATTGTAGTTTCAACTATGATAGAGTCGAAAGCAATCCCTTTGAAGCAGATCAAAAATGGCTTTCAGAATACCAGCAAATCGATTCAATAAATACTTTTTTTGATAGTATTCGAACCGAAAATAACGATAGTCAAATATGGAAATGGTTTCTTATATTTGCAGTGTTATTTCTACTTACAGAAACTGCAATTATCCGATTTGTAAAATAA
- a CDS encoding dihydroorotase encodes MKTIIRSAKIIDPKSPYHNKTVDILIADGCISKIDSTLSNPENYNEIKRDNLHISVGWFDSSVSLGEPGYEDRETIKNGLEVAAKSGFSGIALQPNSHPIIDNQSQVLFVKSKAQEAATELFPIGALTKESEGKDMAELYDMKNAGAIAFGDYNRSLSNANLLKIALQYTQDFDGLVIAFAQDDKIKGNGVANEGIVSTRLGLKGIPNLAEEIEVARNLFLLEYTGGKLHIPTISTAKSVTLIQEAKAKGLQVSCSVAVHHLVLNDEKLEEFDTRYKVTPPLRSEADRLALIEGVKNGIIDTITSDHNPIDIEHKKMDFDTAKNGTIGLESAFGALLTILPVETVVEKLTSGRALFGLKTPSIIEGTPANLCLFNPDGKSTFTLDKILSKSKNSAFIGSEIKGEVYGILNQNQLILNQ; translated from the coding sequence ATGAAAACAATCATCCGAAGTGCAAAAATTATAGATCCAAAAAGTCCTTATCATAACAAGACTGTAGATATTTTAATTGCCGATGGATGTATTTCAAAAATTGATTCAACACTATCAAATCCTGAAAATTACAACGAAATAAAGCGAGATAACTTGCATATATCCGTTGGATGGTTTGACAGTAGTGTATCTCTTGGGGAACCTGGTTATGAAGATAGAGAAACCATAAAAAACGGATTAGAGGTTGCTGCAAAAAGTGGTTTCAGCGGAATTGCTTTACAACCCAACTCCCACCCTATTATTGACAATCAATCGCAAGTTCTTTTCGTAAAAAGTAAAGCTCAAGAAGCAGCAACCGAATTGTTCCCAATTGGTGCCTTAACCAAAGAGAGCGAAGGAAAAGATATGGCCGAACTATACGATATGAAAAATGCAGGAGCAATAGCTTTTGGAGATTACAATCGTAGTTTGTCAAATGCCAATTTATTAAAAATTGCCTTGCAATACACCCAAGACTTTGATGGTTTAGTTATTGCATTTGCCCAAGATGATAAAATCAAAGGGAATGGCGTGGCTAACGAAGGAATAGTATCAACACGATTGGGGCTTAAAGGAATTCCTAATTTAGCCGAAGAAATAGAGGTTGCAAGAAACTTATTCTTGTTAGAATACACTGGAGGAAAATTACATATTCCAACCATCTCTACAGCAAAATCAGTTACTTTAATTCAAGAAGCAAAAGCAAAAGGATTACAAGTAAGTTGTAGTGTTGCGGTGCATCATTTGGTTTTGAATGATGAAAAATTGGAAGAATTTGATACTCGCTATAAAGTGACACCTCCATTACGTTCTGAAGCAGACCGATTGGCTTTGATCGAAGGTGTTAAAAATGGAATTATCGATACCATAACATCAGACCACAACCCAATTGATATCGAACATAAAAAAATGGATTTTGACACAGCAAAAAACGGAACCATTGGACTTGAAAGCGCATTTGGGGCATTACTTACTATTCTTCCTGTAGAGACAGTTGTTGAAAAACTAACTTCTGGAAGAGCATTATTCGGGTTAAAAACTCCTTCAATCATCGAAGGCACTCCAGCTAATTTATGCTTATTCAATCCTGATGGAAAAAGTACATTTACTTTGGATAAAATCCTTTCAAAATCAAAGAACTCAGCTTTTATTGGTTCCGAAATTAAAGGAGAAGTATATGGAATTCTGAATCAAAATCAACTGATTCTAAATCAATAA
- a CDS encoding TonB-dependent receptor, with translation MYSKKIKLKGDKAIEQIPSIKDKALRINLNENIYGTFAEIGAGQETVRHFFRAGGSSGTIAKAMSAYDKDFSDAVYGIEEDGRYVTESRLKKMLSHEVNLIEKRLSRDKHPNKMFFSYANTVATIDFAKQFKGHGWVGISFQIEPDEAYNEIILHIRFKETDSRLQQETLGILGVNLIYGAYYKYNDPKKLLRYLYDHLDKDQLEIDTINFSGPRFADVDNRLMSLQLVKNGMTDAVMFNPEGKNILPASILYKKNILAFRGSFRPVTKVNMDMYEKSLKMFLDENKVEKDNTLVIFEITLSNLRSDGEIDERDFMDRAELLCSLGQTVMISNFQEYYKVVEYFANYTKARMGLAMGVNNLVDIFDEKYYRHLSGGILEAFGKLFYRDMKVFLYPMIGENGEIITSENLKVHPRMKELYKFFKFNGKVIDIEDYNPDILEVFSREVLKMISQGKEGWEEMLPKGVSEIIKEHRLFGFEPNKYLKEV, from the coding sequence ATGTACAGCAAAAAGATAAAATTAAAAGGCGATAAAGCTATAGAGCAAATTCCTTCAATAAAGGACAAAGCGCTTCGTATCAACTTAAATGAAAATATTTATGGAACATTTGCTGAAATTGGAGCTGGACAAGAAACAGTAAGACACTTTTTTAGAGCTGGTGGATCATCTGGAACTATAGCAAAAGCAATGTCGGCCTATGATAAAGACTTTAGTGATGCTGTCTATGGAATAGAAGAAGATGGCCGTTATGTTACTGAAAGTCGATTAAAAAAGATGCTTTCTCATGAGGTTAATTTGATCGAAAAAAGGTTGAGCAGAGACAAACATCCTAACAAAATGTTTTTTAGTTATGCGAATACTGTAGCAACAATCGATTTTGCAAAACAATTTAAAGGGCATGGATGGGTTGGAATTAGTTTCCAAATTGAACCTGACGAAGCTTACAACGAAATCATTCTTCACATTCGTTTCAAGGAGACTGATTCAAGATTACAACAAGAAACCTTAGGTATTCTTGGTGTTAATTTAATTTATGGAGCCTATTACAAATACAATGATCCTAAAAAATTATTGCGCTATTTGTATGATCATTTAGATAAAGACCAATTAGAGATTGACACCATCAACTTCTCAGGACCTCGTTTTGCAGATGTAGATAACCGTCTAATGAGTTTACAATTGGTTAAAAATGGCATGACAGATGCTGTAATGTTCAATCCTGAAGGAAAAAACATTTTACCTGCCTCCATATTATACAAGAAAAACATACTAGCTTTTAGAGGAAGTTTTCGTCCAGTAACTAAGGTAAATATGGACATGTATGAGAAATCTCTAAAAATGTTTTTAGATGAAAATAAAGTAGAAAAAGACAATACGTTAGTCATTTTTGAAATTACTTTATCAAATCTTCGCTCAGACGGAGAAATTGACGAAAGAGATTTCATGGATCGAGCTGAATTACTTTGTTCTCTGGGACAAACTGTAATGATTTCAAATTTTCAAGAATATTATAAAGTAGTAGAATATTTTGCTAATTACACCAAAGCCCGTATGGGATTAGCTATGGGAGTAAATAACTTAGTAGATATTTTTGATGAAAAATACTATCGCCACTTAAGTGGTGGAATTCTTGAGGCATTTGGAAAATTATTCTACCGAGATATGAAAGTCTTCTTGTATCCAATGATAGGTGAAAATGGAGAAATCATAACTTCAGAAAACTTAAAAGTACATCCTCGAATGAAAGAATTGTACAAATTCTTTAAATTCAATGGAAAAGTAATTGACATTGAAGATTACAATCCAGATATATTAGAAGTGTTCTCACGAGAAGTTCTAAAAATGATCAGTCAAGGAAAAGAAGGCTGGGAAGAAATGCTACCAAAAGGAGTATCTGAAATTATTAAAGAACACCGTTTATTTGGCTTTGAACCTAACAAATATTTAAAAGAAGTTTAA
- a CDS encoding FKBP-type peptidyl-prolyl cis-trans isomerase: protein MNKFKYYFIVLVTTISFFSCSKDNPAEIVPLREYSVQYTTDIATIEEYLKSYYITVTNRPGFNDDQDVVFTKIPTGGNQRSMWSYLNATSFPKLLSRDVNFHGITYKIYCLVLREGTGEKPSNVDGVLAAYRGDYLTQVAATTTTAAELRVTQFEESKFPQSFFSLLNTITGWGEIFPQFRKGTYTTNADGTISYSNFGAGVMFLPSGLAYFASGSGSIPSYSPLVFSFKLYEIQRADQDGDGIPSYLEDLNGDGYMYDFRNKVSYPITPTVNPDDTDGDGFPNHLDVDDDGDNFSTRLELTYKDSNGLNQLYTFDNIPDCSGNTTNSQRIKKHLDKNCK from the coding sequence ATGAACAAATTTAAGTATTATTTTATTGTATTAGTTACAACCATTTCATTTTTTTCATGTTCTAAAGACAATCCTGCTGAAATTGTTCCACTTAGAGAATATTCGGTTCAATATACTACAGATATAGCTACTATTGAAGAGTATCTTAAATCGTATTACATTACAGTTACTAACAGACCTGGTTTTAATGATGATCAAGATGTAGTTTTTACTAAGATACCAACCGGAGGTAATCAACGATCTATGTGGTCTTATTTAAATGCTACTTCTTTTCCAAAGTTATTATCTAGAGATGTAAATTTTCATGGCATTACTTATAAAATTTACTGCCTAGTTTTAAGAGAAGGTACGGGTGAAAAACCATCTAATGTGGATGGAGTTTTAGCTGCATACAGAGGTGACTATTTAACGCAAGTTGCGGCAACAACCACAACAGCTGCTGAATTAAGAGTTACTCAATTTGAAGAGTCTAAATTTCCTCAGAGTTTTTTCAGCTTGTTAAATACCATTACAGGTTGGGGTGAAATATTCCCTCAATTTAGAAAAGGGACTTATACTACGAATGCAGACGGAACTATATCCTATTCTAATTTTGGAGCTGGAGTAATGTTTCTTCCTTCAGGCTTAGCCTATTTTGCATCAGGAAGCGGAAGTATACCTTCTTATTCTCCATTAGTGTTTAGCTTTAAATTATACGAAATTCAAAGAGCAGATCAAGATGGTGATGGAATTCCTTCTTATTTAGAAGATCTGAATGGAGACGGATATATGTACGATTTTAGAAATAAAGTTAGTTATCCAATCACGCCAACTGTTAATCCTGATGATACAGATGGTGATGGATTCCCAAATCATTTAGATGTTGATGATGACGGAGATAATTTCTCAACTCGTTTGGAATTAACTTATAAAGATTCTAATGGTCTGAATCAATTGTATACTTTTGATAACATCCCTGATTGTAGCGGAAATACCACTAACAGTCAGCGAATTAAGAAGCACTTAGATAAAAATTGTAAATAA
- a CDS encoding lactonase family protein, whose product MKYCIAIVVSFLFSFGQAQTQKLPLLIGTYTNSCDSKGIYVYDFDTNRGDFVFKSATEKVINPSYLALSKDQKIVYSVNENGAVSTVSSFQFDSSSGKLTELNQQKAQGADPCYIINDDKNVIVANYSGGNIAVFGKNTNGSLTEAKQVLQHKGKGIHPRQVSAHVHMVYFSPDKKYILSNDLGTDAVYIYEYHPNAASEIMKLKSTVTVESGSGPRHLTFSKDGKFVYLLQELNGALSVFSFANGQLNKIQETTILAKDFKGNFTGADIHISPDGKFLYASNRGEANTISIFKILKNSQLQRQSVVSSLGKGPRNFVIDPTGKFLLVAHQYSNEVVVFKRDTVSGAITDSGKRLELCSPVCMIFGN is encoded by the coding sequence ATGAAATATTGTATAGCAATCGTAGTATCCTTTCTTTTTTCTTTTGGACAGGCTCAAACTCAAAAACTTCCTTTATTAATTGGTACGTATACTAATAGTTGCGATAGCAAAGGGATTTATGTATATGATTTTGACACCAATAGAGGAGATTTCGTGTTCAAAAGCGCTACTGAAAAAGTGATTAATCCAAGTTATTTAGCACTTTCTAAAGACCAAAAAATAGTATACTCGGTTAATGAAAATGGAGCCGTAAGTACCGTGAGTTCGTTTCAGTTTGACTCTAGTAGCGGAAAATTAACAGAGTTAAATCAGCAAAAAGCACAAGGAGCCGATCCTTGTTATATAATCAACGATGACAAAAATGTGATTGTTGCCAATTATTCAGGTGGAAACATTGCTGTTTTCGGTAAAAATACCAATGGTAGTTTGACCGAAGCGAAACAAGTACTGCAACATAAAGGAAAAGGAATCCATCCTCGCCAAGTAAGTGCTCATGTACACATGGTCTATTTTTCTCCAGATAAAAAATACATTTTGAGTAACGATTTAGGAACGGATGCTGTTTATATCTATGAATATCATCCCAATGCAGCTTCTGAAATAATGAAACTTAAAAGTACAGTTACAGTTGAATCAGGAAGTGGGCCACGTCACTTAACTTTTAGTAAAGACGGCAAGTTTGTATATCTGTTGCAAGAATTAAACGGCGCTTTGTCGGTTTTTAGTTTTGCGAATGGGCAGTTAAATAAAATTCAAGAAACCACTATTTTAGCAAAAGACTTTAAAGGGAATTTTACCGGAGCGGATATTCATATTTCGCCTGACGGTAAATTTTTGTATGCTTCGAATAGGGGAGAAGCCAATACCATTTCTATTTTTAAAATCCTGAAAAATAGTCAATTGCAAAGGCAATCAGTGGTTTCTTCTTTGGGGAAAGGACCTCGTAATTTTGTCATTGATCCAACAGGTAAGTTTCTTTTAGTAGCTCACCAATACTCTAATGAAGTTGTTGTTTTTAAAAGAGATACAGTCTCGGGAGCTATAACTGATTCAGGGAAACGCCTAGAATTATGTTCTCCGGTTTGTATGATTTTTGGAAATTAG
- a CDS encoding MBL fold metallo-hydrolase, producing the protein MKVYFLGTGTSQGIPVIGSDHPVCKSTDSKDKRLRVSVWLSWEDYSFVLDCGPDFRQQMLASNCQKVDGILFTHEHADHTAGIDDIRPFNFRQGPLPFFAHSRVIQNLKKRFDYVFETVNKYPGAPSVTTQEVVNNVPFAIGNKMVTPIDVLHGDLQVFGYRVDDFAYLTDVKTIQESEIEKLRGLKVLVINALREEPHQTHFNLKEALDFITLIQPEKTYLTHISHLLGFHEEVQKKLPENVFLAYDNLEITI; encoded by the coding sequence TTGAAAGTTTATTTTTTAGGCACTGGAACATCTCAAGGCATTCCTGTTATAGGGAGTGATCATCCTGTGTGCAAAAGTACTGATTCAAAAGACAAACGTTTGCGAGTATCGGTTTGGCTGTCTTGGGAAGATTATTCCTTTGTTCTGGATTGTGGACCTGATTTTAGGCAACAAATGTTGGCTTCGAATTGCCAAAAAGTTGACGGAATTTTATTCACCCACGAACATGCTGATCATACTGCAGGAATTGATGACATCAGGCCCTTTAATTTTCGTCAAGGACCCCTACCTTTTTTTGCTCATTCTCGAGTAATTCAAAATTTAAAGAAACGCTTTGACTATGTATTTGAAACAGTCAATAAGTATCCTGGCGCTCCGTCGGTAACTACTCAGGAGGTTGTTAATAATGTCCCTTTTGCTATTGGAAATAAAATGGTTACTCCAATTGATGTTTTGCACGGAGATTTACAGGTGTTTGGTTATCGCGTGGATGATTTTGCTTATTTAACCGATGTGAAAACCATTCAAGAATCAGAGATTGAAAAATTAAGAGGACTCAAAGTGCTTGTAATAAATGCATTACGTGAGGAGCCGCATCAAACTCATTTTAATTTGAAAGAAGCTTTGGATTTCATAACTTTGATTCAACCTGAAAAAACCTATTTGACGCACATTAGTCATCTTTTAGGTTTTCACGAAGAAGTTCAAAAAAAGCTTCCTGAAAATGTTTTTCTGGCTTACGATAATTTAGAAATTACTATATAA